One segment of Anatilimnocola aggregata DNA contains the following:
- a CDS encoding 4'-phosphopantetheinyl transferase family protein: MIAGSPSSLLDSLAHEVHVWLLPDACELPANCEGWLTADERQRWRRYRLPADRERYLRGKTLQRTALSRYLPIAPPDWRFRIESQGRPVISSPATGTDLRFSLSHTTGLTALAVASDREVGIDVEYVNRQVPDSLARFALSPAELAERAQLQAARDQDPFFEFWTLKEAFLKARGSGFSVAPATLSFTLMTREEPTLMRSVEAWQFAQLKPSPAHQLALAIGPDRAGAFKRLTVHVRHFMQLADDYLATEAA, from the coding sequence ATGATTGCCGGTTCGCCGTCCAGCTTGCTTGACTCACTCGCGCACGAAGTGCACGTGTGGCTGTTGCCGGATGCGTGCGAGTTGCCAGCGAACTGTGAAGGTTGGCTCACCGCCGACGAACGGCAGCGCTGGCGGCGATACCGCTTGCCCGCAGACCGCGAGCGATATTTGCGCGGCAAGACGCTGCAACGAACAGCACTTTCGCGTTACCTGCCGATTGCGCCGCCGGATTGGCGATTTCGAATCGAGTCTCAAGGTCGACCCGTCATCTCATCTCCCGCAACAGGGACCGACCTGCGGTTTAGCTTGTCGCATACGACCGGTCTCACCGCGCTCGCCGTGGCTTCGGACCGCGAAGTGGGAATTGACGTCGAATATGTGAACCGCCAGGTTCCAGATTCTTTAGCCCGGTTTGCCTTATCTCCCGCTGAACTTGCCGAACGAGCACAACTGCAAGCGGCCCGTGACCAAGATCCGTTCTTCGAGTTTTGGACGTTGAAAGAAGCCTTCCTTAAAGCTCGCGGTAGCGGATTTTCGGTGGCACCAGCGACGTTGTCGTTCACCTTGATGACGCGCGAAGAGCCGACGTTGATGCGCAGCGTCGAAGCGTGGCAATTCGCCCAACTTAAGCCTTCGCCAGCGCACCAGCTGGCACTCGCCATCGGACCCGATCGAGCCGGCGCGTTCAAGCGATTGACGGTGCACGTTCGGCATTTCATGCAACTCGCAGACGACTACCTTGCAACAGAAGCTGCTTGA
- a CDS encoding bifunctional aminoglycoside phosphotransferase/ATP-binding protein — protein MNSQAKVQFPEALLDPTIYPQKTAHIELKETHISWILLAGEVVYKCKKPVKMDFLDFSTLEQRKWACAEEVRLNKRLAPDTYLGVVPVTCTEGKISIGGTGTPIEWLVQMRRLPLPETLDQKFWQGTLHRFDIERLAAVLARFYASLSPAPMTAEEYRARFTSHVQHNREELLRVSHHLPADLVKRIHACQLQLLQLQPELFDERVANGCVVEGHGDLRPEHICLTEPPVIFDCIEFSCEFRTLDVADELAFFVSECDHLGAAWVGTALLEDLSRLRADSCPQRLFNFYKSYRACVRAKVAALRADQLPGTEQEAVSRQARNYLQQAERYLLAAESPLLLVVGGLPGTGKSTLAFQLGTDLGAEVLRTDAIRQELFDEHSPQALDTGIYQQAARDQVYGQLLQRAKKLLQQGCSVVLDGTFNDTATLGAALQLAHTAKARFLAVECTCPPPIAKERIVSRLDAGQDASRATTAVYDKQQRDWLRWPTEIPQCAVDTIQSLALQLQQVYQGVRAAEHQAASVAR, from the coding sequence ATGAACAGTCAAGCGAAAGTTCAATTTCCCGAGGCCCTGCTCGATCCCACGATCTACCCCCAGAAAACAGCCCATATCGAGTTGAAAGAGACGCACATCTCCTGGATCCTGCTCGCTGGAGAGGTCGTTTATAAATGCAAAAAACCGGTGAAAATGGACTTTCTCGACTTTAGTACCCTGGAGCAGCGCAAGTGGGCCTGCGCAGAAGAGGTGCGCTTGAACAAGCGTTTAGCGCCCGACACTTATCTGGGTGTGGTGCCGGTTACCTGCACTGAGGGGAAAATTTCGATTGGTGGAACCGGAACTCCTATCGAGTGGTTGGTGCAGATGCGCCGCCTGCCTCTGCCAGAGACCTTAGACCAAAAGTTTTGGCAAGGGACGCTTCACCGCTTCGATATCGAACGATTGGCGGCTGTACTCGCCAGGTTTTATGCAAGTCTGAGTCCAGCCCCGATGACGGCTGAGGAGTATCGGGCTCGCTTCACGAGTCACGTGCAACACAATCGTGAGGAGCTACTCCGAGTTTCACACCACTTACCGGCAGATCTGGTGAAGCGGATCCATGCCTGCCAACTTCAGTTGTTGCAGTTGCAGCCGGAACTGTTCGACGAGCGAGTCGCGAACGGCTGTGTGGTTGAGGGGCACGGAGACCTGAGACCGGAGCACATCTGTTTGACGGAGCCACCAGTAATCTTCGATTGCATCGAATTCAGCTGTGAATTCCGCACGCTTGACGTGGCAGACGAACTGGCCTTCTTTGTGTCGGAATGCGACCATCTCGGTGCCGCGTGGGTGGGTACCGCGTTGCTGGAAGATCTGTCTCGGCTGCGAGCAGATTCGTGTCCCCAGCGTCTCTTTAATTTCTATAAATCGTACCGCGCTTGCGTGCGCGCGAAGGTTGCCGCTCTCCGTGCCGACCAATTGCCGGGGACCGAGCAAGAGGCAGTCTCCCGTCAGGCCCGTAACTATCTGCAGCAGGCCGAACGATATTTGCTTGCAGCAGAATCCCCCCTGTTGTTGGTGGTGGGCGGTTTGCCGGGAACTGGAAAATCGACTCTGGCCTTCCAACTGGGAACCGATTTAGGGGCGGAAGTATTACGGACCGACGCGATTCGGCAAGAGCTCTTCGACGAACATTCGCCGCAGGCTCTCGATACCGGCATCTATCAGCAGGCGGCGCGAGATCAGGTTTATGGCCAGTTGTTGCAGCGGGCGAAGAAACTGCTGCAACAGGGCTGCTCGGTGGTCTTGGACGGAACCTTTAACGACACTGCAACTCTCGGTGCCGCGCTGCAGTTGGCGCACACTGCCAAAGCTCGCTTTCTGGCCGTGGAATGCACTTGCCCGCCCCCGATTGCCAAGGAGCGAATCGTCAGTCGCCTCGATGCTGGCCAGGACGCCTCGCGAGCAACGACGGCCGTTTATGACAAGCAGCAGCGTGACTGGTTGCGGTGGCCGACAGAAATCCCTCAGTGCGCGGTTGATACCATTCAATCGCTCGCGCTGCAGTTACAACAGGTCTATCAAGGCGTTCGTGCGGCCGAACATCAAGCAGCTTCTGTTGCAAGGTAG
- a CDS encoding SDR family oxidoreductase, giving the protein MIDLHGYTALVTGASRGIGRACAIRLAEAGADVVVNYVSSRSNAEETAEQIQALGRKALVVKADVSEEDDVRSLMEIIEEELGSLDVVVSNAATGGFKQLLEASPKAFDNAMRINVRSLLHLVQAGMHLLERPGGKGIAPRSKVIALSSAGSKFALPKYGLIGSSKAALESLVRHLTLELGPRGVNLNVVLSGLVDTDSARLLPNAERLLEGRRARSLTGEKLLAPSDVADTVMFLASARSDQIQGATLTVDGGSSIRV; this is encoded by the coding sequence ATGATCGATTTACACGGATATACAGCGCTCGTCACCGGAGCATCGCGCGGCATCGGCCGAGCGTGCGCCATTCGCCTGGCAGAAGCCGGAGCCGATGTTGTGGTGAACTACGTTTCGAGTCGTTCCAATGCGGAAGAAACTGCGGAACAGATTCAAGCTCTGGGCCGCAAGGCACTGGTCGTGAAGGCCGACGTCAGCGAAGAGGATGATGTCCGCTCGCTGATGGAAATTATCGAGGAAGAACTGGGCAGCCTGGATGTCGTCGTCAGCAACGCGGCAACCGGCGGCTTCAAGCAATTGCTCGAAGCGAGTCCCAAGGCCTTCGACAATGCAATGCGAATTAACGTCCGCAGCTTACTCCACCTGGTGCAGGCCGGCATGCATTTGCTCGAACGACCAGGAGGCAAAGGAATCGCGCCCCGCAGCAAAGTAATTGCGCTGTCGAGCGCCGGTTCGAAGTTCGCGCTCCCCAAGTACGGTTTAATCGGCAGTTCGAAAGCGGCGTTAGAAAGCCTCGTCCGCCATCTGACACTCGAACTGGGGCCGCGCGGTGTGAATTTGAACGTCGTGCTATCGGGTCTGGTTGATACCGATTCCGCGCGACTCCTGCCCAATGCCGAAAGACTGCTGGAGGGACGTCGCGCTCGGAGCCTGACGGGGGAAAAACTGCTGGCACCCAGCGATGTGGCCGACACTGTCATGTTTCTCGCCAGTGCGCGCAGCGATCAAATTCAAGGTGCTACCCTGACCGTGGATGGCGGCTCATCGATTCGAGTTTAA